In a single window of the Mustelus asterias chromosome 3, sMusAst1.hap1.1, whole genome shotgun sequence genome:
- the dusp7 gene encoding dual specificity protein phosphatase 7, with protein sequence MKNQLFSAPTPAMAMSKSVDWLQEQLESGEASRLLLLDCRSHELYESSHIESAINVVIPGLMLRRLKKGNLPIRSLIPNNEDKEKFVKRCRTDTVILYDECTMDWHENGASSVLGLLLHKLRDDGCKAYYLEGGFNKFQTEYLEHCETNLDCSCPSSSPPVSVLGLGGLRISSDCSDGESDADREPNSATESEGSPLPNNQPAFPVQILPYLYLGCAKDSTNLDVLGKYGIKYILNVTPNLPNMFENDGQFKYKQIPISDHWSQNLSQFFPEAISFIDEARSKKCGILVHCLAGISRSVTVTVAYLMQKLNLSLNDAYDFVKRKKSNISPNFNFMGQLLDFERTLGLTSPCDNRAPKEQLYFTTPTNHNVFQLESLEST encoded by the exons ATGAAAAATCAGCTCTTCTCTGCTCCCACCCCGGCCATGGCGATGAGCAAGAGTGTCGACTGGCTCCAAGAGCAACTGGAATCCGGGGAGGCGAGCCGCCTGCTGCTGCTGGACTGCCGCTCCCACGAGCTGTACGAGTCCTCGCACATCGAGTCGGCCATCAACGTGGTCATCCCGGGGCTGATGCTGCGGAGGCTCAAGAAGGGCAACCTGCCCATCCGCTCGCTCATCCCCAACAACGAGGACAAGGAGAAATTCGTCAAGCGCTGCCGGACCGACACCGTGATCCTGTACGACGAGTGCACCATGGACTGGCATGAGAACGGGGCCAGCTCGGTGCTGGGCTTACTGCTTCACAAACTCAGGGACGATGGCTGCAAGGCTTATTACCTGGAGG ggggctTCAATAAGTTTCAGACCGAATACCTTGAGCACTGCGAGACCAACCTGGATTGCTCCTGCCCCAGCAGCTCGCCTCCCGTGTCCGTGCTGGGCCTTGGCGGCCTGCGGATCAGCTCCGACTGCTCGGACGGAGAGTCGGACGCCGACCGGGAGCCCAACAGCGCGACCGAGTCCGAGGGCAGCCCCCTGCCCAACAACCAGCCGGCCTTCCCCGTCCAGATCCTGCCCTACTTGTACCTCGGCTGTGCCAAAGATTCGACCAACCTGGACGTTCTGGGAAAGTATGGCATCAAATACATCCTGAATgtcacccccaacctccccaacaTGTTCGAAAACGACGGGCAGTTCAAGTACAAGCAGATCCCAATCTCAGACCACTGGAGCCAGAATCTTTCCCAGTTCTTCCCAGAAGCTATTTCTTTCATAG ATGAAGCCAGATCCAAGAAGTGTGGCATCCTAGTTCACTGCTTAGCTGGGATTAGCAGGTCAGTCACCGTGACTGTTGCGTATCTCATGCAGAAATTAAACCTATCCCTGAATGACGCTTATGATTTTGTAAAAAGGAAAAAGTCCAACATCTCTCCGAACTTCAACTTCATGGGGCAGCTTTTAGACTTTGAAAGGACTCTTGGACTTACCAGTCCTTGTGACAACAGGGCACCTAAAGAGCAGCTGTATTTTACCACTCCTACTAACCACAATGTTTTCCAGCTGGAATCCCTTGAGTCAACATGA